Part of the Candidatus Nealsonbacteria bacterium genome is shown below.
CTCTTTCCAATTTAAGAATTAAAACCGACTATCCTTCGGGTTTTGAGTTTATTCAAGCCGTTCCCCAAGCGCTGGAAGAGGAAGAGTGGCCAATTGCTCTTTTAAACAAAGCCCAGGGCGGCAGAATTGAAATTTCGGGTAGATTAACCGGCCAAATAGGCGAAATAAAAATTTTCCGGGCAAAAATTGGAATTTGGCAGAGGGGAGAATTTGTTTTACTAAAAGAAACCCATAAAGGAATAGTAATTGCCCGTCCGTCTATACATATAAGCCAAACCATTAATAATAATCCTTTTTATGTTGCTTCTCTTGGCGAATGGCTTCATTACAGAGTTTTCTTTAGGAATCTTGGTCGGGAAAGTTTGAATAATTTATTTTTAATAATAAGATTGGAAGGGGATTTATTTGATTTTCAAACCTTAAAAGATTTTCAAGGAAAATTTTTAGCCGAGGAAAATTCTATTATTTTTGACTGGCGAAGGATTCCCAAAATGAGACTTTTGCTTCCGGATGAAGAAGGAGAAATTGATTTTTGGATTAAATTAAAAGAAGAAGGAGAAATTTTGACCCCAGCGGTTCAAAATTTAACCATTAAGACCAAAGTTAATTTAAATCGGATTGAAGAAGAATTTGTAACCAAAGTCAATTCTAAAATAGTTGTTTCTCAAGAGGGTTATTTTGATGATGAAGTTTTCGGAAATTCCGGTCCGCTTCCACCCCGGATAGGACAAACCACCAGCTATACTGTTATTTGGCGGATAAAAAATTATTATAATAATGTTAAAAACATCAGGCTAAAAGCAAAATTACCTCCCAATAGCCAATTAACCGGCAAAATTTTTCCCGAAGAACAAGCAACAAAGTTTGCCTTTGATTCTCATTCCCGGGAAATTGTTTGGAAGGTAGAAAATTTAATAGCCGGTCAGGGGGTCGGAGAATTAATAGCTCCCTGGATTGCTTTTCAAATTAAATTTACCCCAGAAGTTAATCAAAAAGGGCAGACACCGGAAATTATTAGCAAAGTTATAATGACCGGTCAGGATGAGTGGACAACCGCTATTTTAGAGGCAGAAAGTAAAAATATTACAACAGCCACAATTTCCGACCCGGATTTTGCAGAAGAAAAAGGAATTGTTCAGTGAGTTTTCAGCTTATTTTAATGCTCAATAAAAATATGGAAAAAGATTTGATGTCAAAAATTATATCTTTATGTAGACGACGAGGTTTTATTTTTCCTTCTTCAGAGATTTATGGCGGTTTTGGCTCTGGTTATGATTTTGGGCCTTTGGGGGTGGAAATGAAAAATAATATAAAACAGGCCTGGTGGGATGAGATGACAAAAAAGCAGGAAAATATAGTTGGTTTGGACGCGGCAATTTTGATGTCGCCTCAGGTTTGGCAGGCCTCCGGTCATTTAACCGCCGGTTTTGCTGATGAATTGGTTGAGTGTAAAAAATGCCATCACCGTTTTAGAAAGGACTTTTTGAAAGAGAATAAGTGTCCTGATTGCGGCGGAGAACTAACTCCTCCTCGAAAATTCAATTTGATGATGAAAACTTTTGTTGGGCCAGTAGAAGATGAGGTAGCCGTCACTTACTTAAGAGCAGAAACCTGCCAGGGGATATACTTAAATTTTTTAAATGTTTTAAATTCAATGCGGCTGAAAATTCCTTTTGGCATAGCTCAGATCGGCAAGGCCTTTAGAAATGAAATTACGCCGGGCAATTTTATTTATAGAACTCGAGAATTTGAACAAATGGAAATGCAGTGGTTTTGCCGCCCCCAAGAAGCCGATAAATTCTTTGACTACTGGAAAACGCAGAGAATAAAATGGTACTTGGGTCTGGGGATAAAAAAAGAAAATTTAAGAGCGGTTGAAGTTCCAGAAAAAGAAAGGTCTCATTATGCCAAAAGACAAATAGATATAGAGTATAAGTTTCCCTTTGGCTCGCCTCGCTTCGGAGGCGAAGCGGGCTGGCAGGAAATAGAGGGAATTCATAATCGGGGAGATTGGGATTTATCCAATCATTCAAAACATTCCGGCCAAGATCTTAAATATTTTGATGAAGAAACCAAAGAAAAATATTTTCCTTACATTATTGAAACATCAGCCGGAGCTGACAGAAGTTTTTTAACTTTTTTAATTGCGGCTTTCTATGAGATAAAAGGCGGCCGGACTAAAACAACCAAAGCCGTTAAAGAAGAAGAGGTGGTTTTAAAGTTGGATAAAAGATTAGCGCCAATCAAAATTGCTGTTTTGCCTTTAGTCAGAAACAAACCCGAATTAGTTAAAAAAGCCAAAGAAGTTTATCAATTATTAAAACCTTATTTTATGTGTCAGTATGATGAGTTGGGTTCAATTGGTCGTAGATACCGGAGAATGGATGAGGTGGGCTGCTTCCTTGCTCTTACTATTGATTTTGAGAGTTTAAAACAAGATGACTTGACTGTTAGAGAGCGCGACACAATGAAACAAGAAAGAGTAAAAATTAAAGATTTAGTTAAAGTTCTAAAAGAAAAACTGGAAAATTAAAATTTCAAAATTCCTATATACAAAGATTTTTCGGCGAATTGTATTTGACGCTATTTTAAAGAACAATATAATAAATTTGTATGGCAAAAATTATTGAGAAAAATTCAATAAAAATTGGCAAAGAACCAGTAGTGATTTTACCACTCAGGGAATGGAAAAAGATTGAACAAGCCTTCGAAGAATGGGAAGAGCTTATTAGATATACCAAAGCAATTTCTGATCCCGAAAATCAGCGATTGATTTCTTTTGAAGAAGTGAAAAAGAAGTTAGCTCTTCCTTAAATGTTTAGATTAAATTTTAGAGAAAAGGCCCTCAAAATTTTGACCCAAATCCAAAGAGACTATCAATTAAAGATAAATTCAGCTTTAAATGATTTGAAGTTAGGTAAATTTAGCGGATTGGATATTAAAGGGATTGGAGGTACCAAATGCGGCCATCGTCTTAGAGTAGGACGTTGGCGAATTTTATTTTCTTTATTCCCAAAAAAGAAACGAATTGAGATTGTTGATATATTTTTAAAGAAGGGCAAAGAAGATTATGAAAAAAGAAAAAATTTGTTAAGATAATTTCAATGTTCAAAAAAATTACCCTCAAAAATGGTTTAAGGATTATTACTGTTCCCCAAAAACACAGTCAATCAATAACGATTTTTGCGCTTGTTGGCGCGGGTTCAAAATACGAGTTAAAAGAAATAAACGGCATCTCCCATTTTATTGAGCATATGTTTTTTAAAGGAACAAAAAAGAGGCCAAATCTTCAGGCGGTTTCTGAAACCTTAGACAAGATTGGCGGAATTTATAATGCCTTTACCTCGGAGGAATACACTGGTTATTTTGCCAAAGTTGAGGCTTCTCATTTTGATTTGGCCCTAGATTGGGTTTCGGATATTTTTTTGAACTCCGTTTTACCAGAAAAAGAAATTGAGAAAGAAAAAAGAGTAATTATTGAGGAAATTAATATGTATTACGATATTCCGATGAGTTATGTCCAAATTTTGTGGCCGAAATTACTCTACGGAAATCAGCCAGCCGGCTGGCCAGTGGCCGGGACAAAAGAAAGCGTGACTAAAATATCTCGTCAGGATTTAATTAACTATTTACAATCGCAATATGTTGCTCAAAATACCCTGGTTTGTCTGGCCGGGAAATTTGAAAAATCCTCGGCGCTCGCTGAGACCTCGTCTCATCTCGCACCTCGCTCGGTAATTGAAAAAGTAAAAAAACATTTCTCAGAAATCGGGCTAAAAAAACCAAAGGAAAAATTAAAAGTTTTTGAAAAACAAACAAAACCAAATTTAATTTTACATACCAGAGAAACCGATCAAACCCATCTTTGTCTGGGAGTCAGGGGATACAACCTATTTCATCCCCAAAAATATGCCCTGGAACTTTTAGGGGTAATTTTGGGAGGAATGTTCAGTTCCCGGCTATCTTTAATTATTCGGGGAGAATTGGGAATTGCCTATTATATTTCAACCAACGTTGAGACCGATACCGATACTGGTTACCTGGTTACCCAGGCCGGAATTGATAACAAAAATGTTGAAAAAGCAATCTCAACTATTTTAAAAGAATACAAAAAAATTTCTCAAAAAGGAGTTGAAGAAAATGAGCTTAAAAAAGCTAAAGATTATACAAAAGGAAAAATGGCTTTAATCTTGGAAACCTCTGATGCCCAAGCCTCGTTTTACGGCTTCCAAGAGCTTTTGAAAAAAGAAATATTAACCCCCGACCAAATTTATAAAAAAATTGATAAAATTACTGAAAATGATATTCTAAAAACAGCCGGAGATATTTTTAAGCCGGAAAAACTTAATCTCGCCCTTATCGGACCTTTTAAAGACAAGAGGATATTTCAACAGTATTTGAGGTTTTAAAATTTTAAATTATGGAAAATAATAAAAAATTGTTAGATATTTCTTGGGGAACAGTTTGGAAAATTGCCTTAGCGGTTATTTTTATTTATTTCCTTTATTTGATAAAGGATATTTTAATTTGGTTTCTTTTTGCTTTAATTCTTTCTATTTTATTTGAGCCAGCCATTGATTTTTTACAAAAAAGAAAAATTCCACGGGTTTTAGCCACCGGCCTGATTTATTTCAGCGTTTTTGGCATCTTGGGTTTTTCTATTTATTTAATTAGCCCGGCCCTTGTCTTGGAAATTCAAAAAATTACCCGGGATTTTCCTCAATATCTTGAAGAATTAACTCCCCTCTTGAGAAATTTAGGCATTATTGCTTTTGAAGATTTTGAAGGTTTACTAAAAGTGTTTCAAGAAAGATTAGTTCAGATTTCAAAAGGGGTTTTGTTTGCTTTGGCAGCCATTTTTGGGGGGATTTTTACCACTCTTACGGTTTTCGTTATTGCTTTTTTCCTTTCTTTGGAAGAAAAGGGAATAAAAAAAGCGATAATTCTTTTTACTCCTCAAAAAATAGAAGCAAGAGTATTAAATATCTGGCATAAAAGTCAGCAAAAAGTTGCTATCTGGTTCGGAAGCCGTGTTTTAGGGTGTCTTTTTGTCGGCTTGGCTTGTTTTTTAACCTTCTGGATATTTGATATTAATTATGCTTTTTCCCTGTCTTTTTTTGCCGGAATAACCAATATTGTGCCCATTATTGGGCCAATTTTGGCCGGAATTGTAATTGTAATTCTGACTGTTTTAGATTCTTGGCTAAAGGCATTTTTTGTTTTAATTGCTTTTGTTTTAATTCAGCAAATAGAAGGAAGTATTTTAACCCCAATTTTAACTAAAAAATTCATTGGATTGCCGCCAGCTTTGGTCTTAATTTCTTTAATAATCGGCGGACAGCTTTGGGGAATTTTAGGCGCTATTTTAATAATTCCTTTAGCAGCCGTAATTTATGAATTTTTAAAGGATTTTTTGAAAAAAAGAAAGGAAGAAGAAACAGAAGCGGTCGTATTGTAAAAAAAATATGAACAGTTCCCGTCTTAATAATTTTAATAAGCAGAAAGGAATTACTCTTTATCTTGGTTTAATAATTCTGGCCACCCTTCTTGGCATTGCTTTGGGAATAACTCCTATTTTAATAGGCGGATTAGGATTAATGAGAGGGATGGGACATTCGGTAATTGCTTTTTATGGAGCCGATACCGGAATAGAACGTTCTCTTTACAACTTCCGAAAACAGGGAGGAACGGGCGCGGTTTCCGGAACAATTGGAGAACTAAGTTATAGCGCGAGGCGTAGGGAAACTCCAACAACAATAATTTGGGAATCGGTTGGTCTTTTCCGGGGAATAAAAAGAGCAATTGAAATAACTATCCCAAGATAATTGAAAATTGCGAAAATATCTTATCAAGATATTTTTTTATCACTGCTATTTTTACCCTGTTAAATAGTCGCGCCAGCGAATTTAACAGGGTTTACCCTGTTAAGTGGTGGCTTGAGCGAATTTAACAAGGGGAACCCTGTTTTCACATGAACAAACAAGAGGCAAAACAGAGAATAGAAAAACTGAAAAAAGTCATCAATCATCATCGGTATCAATACCATGTTCTTGATAAACAGGAAATTTCTGACTCGGTTCTTGATTCCTTGAAAAAGGAACTTTTTGATTTAGAACAAAAATATCCAGAATTAATTACTCCTGACTCTCCAACCCAGAGGGTTGGCGGAAAACGTCTGCCAAAATTTGAAAAAGTTAGGCATCCCCAGCCAATGCTATCTTTCAATGATGCCTTTTCGGAAAAAGATATAGAAGATTGGTTAGAGAGAATTTTAAAACTTTTGACCCCAGAAGAAGCAAAACAAATTGATTTCTATTGTGAGCCAAAACTTGATGGTCTGGCTATTGAATTGATTTATCGTGATGGAATTTTTGTTGTCGGTTCAACTCGTGGCGACGGTTTGGTTGGCGAAGATATCACCCAGAATTTAAAGACCGTTGAGGCCATTCCCTTGAGATTAAGAGCGGTAGAGGAGGTGGCAAGAGATTTGGGAAAAGAGGGACAGGACAGGGACAGGACAGGGACTGTCCCTCAAATACCCGAGCGAAGCGAAGGGGTGGAGATGAAGGCAAACTCCGAAGGAGGCAAACTTCATCGACTACCCGAGCGTCACAGCGAAGGGGCGGAGATGAAGCGACAGCTTCAGCGACTTGTGGTGAGGGGAGAGGTTATTATTACCAAAAAGGAATTTGAAAAAATCAACAAAGAACAAATAAAAAGGAGCTTAGCTCCTTTTGCCAATCCCAGAAATTTAGTGGCCGGTTCGGTCAGACAATTGGACCCAAAAATTACTAGCCAGAGGCATTTGGATTCAACCTGTTATGAATTAATCACCCCCCCCACCAAAATTTGGTGGGGGGCAAGGACACATCAGGAAAAGCATAAAATTTTAAAGGCCTTGGGTTTCAAAACCAACAATATTTATTCAAAATATTGCCGGAATTTGAGAGAGGTTTTTGAGTTTCACAAAATTACTCAGAAATTGAGAGAAAAATTTCCTTACGAAATTGATGGAATTATTGTTATCGTCAACAAGATTAAAATTTTTGAAAAATTAGGAGTGGTTGGCAAGGCGCCGCGGGCGGCTGTTGCCTATAAATTTTCAGCCAAAGAAGCAACAACAATTGTTGAAAATATTAAAATTCAGGTTGGCAGAACAGGCGTTTTAACTCCGGTGGCGGTTTTAAAACCCGTTGAAATCGGGGGGGTGAAAATTACCAAGGCAACCTTGCATAATTTTGACCAGATTAAAAAATTGGGATTAAAAATAGGCGATACAATAATTGTTAGCCGGGCTGGCGATGTTATTCCCCGGATAACAAGGGTCTTAAAAGAATTGAGGACGGGTAAAGAAAAGAATTTTAAAATACCCGAGGTCTGTCCGATTGACGGTTCAAAAATCATTAAAGAAAACGTTTTTTTTCGCTGTTC
Proteins encoded:
- a CDS encoding glycine--tRNA ligase is translated as MLNKNMEKDLMSKIISLCRRRGFIFPSSEIYGGFGSGYDFGPLGVEMKNNIKQAWWDEMTKKQENIVGLDAAILMSPQVWQASGHLTAGFADELVECKKCHHRFRKDFLKENKCPDCGGELTPPRKFNLMMKTFVGPVEDEVAVTYLRAETCQGIYLNFLNVLNSMRLKIPFGIAQIGKAFRNEITPGNFIYRTREFEQMEMQWFCRPQEADKFFDYWKTQRIKWYLGLGIKKENLRAVEVPEKERSHYAKRQIDIEYKFPFGSPRFGGEAGWQEIEGIHNRGDWDLSNHSKHSGQDLKYFDEETKEKYFPYIIETSAGADRSFLTFLIAAFYEIKGGRTKTTKAVKEEEVVLKLDKRLAPIKIAVLPLVRNKPELVKKAKEVYQLLKPYFMCQYDELGSIGRRYRRMDEVGCFLALTIDFESLKQDDLTVRERDTMKQERVKIKDLVKVLKEKLEN
- the ligA gene encoding NAD-dependent DNA ligase LigA is translated as MNKQEAKQRIEKLKKVINHHRYQYHVLDKQEISDSVLDSLKKELFDLEQKYPELITPDSPTQRVGGKRLPKFEKVRHPQPMLSFNDAFSEKDIEDWLERILKLLTPEEAKQIDFYCEPKLDGLAIELIYRDGIFVVGSTRGDGLVGEDITQNLKTVEAIPLRLRAVEEVARDLGKEGQDRDRTGTVPQIPERSEGVEMKANSEGGKLHRLPERHSEGAEMKRQLQRLVVRGEVIITKKEFEKINKEQIKRSLAPFANPRNLVAGSVRQLDPKITSQRHLDSTCYELITPPTKIWWGARTHQEKHKILKALGFKTNNIYSKYCRNLREVFEFHKITQKLREKFPYEIDGIIVIVNKIKIFEKLGVVGKAPRAAVAYKFSAKEATTIVENIKIQVGRTGVLTPVAVLKPVEIGGVKITKATLHNFDQIKKLGLKIGDTIIVSRAGDVIPRITRVLKELRTGKEKNFKIPEVCPIDGSKIIKENVFFRCSNPKCRARNARTIRHFVSKPAFNIEGLGLKIIDRFLDQGLISDASDIFELKEGDIAVLPGFGQKSAENLVKAIQSWKKIPLPKFIYALGIRNVGEETAQHLAETFGSIQKLKKASLEELQKITDVGPVVAKSIFDWFQEKRNLEFLEKLKKSGIEVRPPRERGGLTSAIQSGERRGLTSAIQGKTFVLTGGLEKMTREEAKEKIRLLGGEISESISKKTDFLVVGKDPGSKFQEAKKLGLKMLNEQELLKLLKSIP
- a CDS encoding AI-2E family transporter → MENNKKLLDISWGTVWKIALAVIFIYFLYLIKDILIWFLFALILSILFEPAIDFLQKRKIPRVLATGLIYFSVFGILGFSIYLISPALVLEIQKITRDFPQYLEELTPLLRNLGIIAFEDFEGLLKVFQERLVQISKGVLFALAAIFGGIFTTLTVFVIAFFLSLEEKGIKKAIILFTPQKIEARVLNIWHKSQQKVAIWFGSRVLGCLFVGLACFLTFWIFDINYAFSLSFFAGITNIVPIIGPILAGIVIVILTVLDSWLKAFFVLIAFVLIQQIEGSILTPILTKKFIGLPPALVLISLIIGGQLWGILGAILIIPLAAVIYEFLKDFLKKRKEEETEAVVL
- a CDS encoding insulinase family protein, whose product is MFKKITLKNGLRIITVPQKHSQSITIFALVGAGSKYELKEINGISHFIEHMFFKGTKKRPNLQAVSETLDKIGGIYNAFTSEEYTGYFAKVEASHFDLALDWVSDIFLNSVLPEKEIEKEKRVIIEEINMYYDIPMSYVQILWPKLLYGNQPAGWPVAGTKESVTKISRQDLINYLQSQYVAQNTLVCLAGKFEKSSALAETSSHLAPRSVIEKVKKHFSEIGLKKPKEKLKVFEKQTKPNLILHTRETDQTHLCLGVRGYNLFHPQKYALELLGVILGGMFSSRLSLIIRGELGIAYYISTNVETDTDTGYLVTQAGIDNKNVEKAISTILKEYKKISQKGVEENELKKAKDYTKGKMALILETSDAQASFYGFQELLKKEILTPDQIYKKIDKITENDILKTAGDIFKPEKLNLALIGPFKDKRIFQQYLRF